In Candidatus Methanomethylophilaceae archaeon, the following are encoded in one genomic region:
- a CDS encoding DNA-directed RNA polymerase — protein MYAMIKDVERQVCIPPVELGDDYEANVEKLTWETFGGRFGEDKSFTVLIQNVRSVGPGRIVHGNGGVHQSVMFDEIVFKPENDEIVEGNVVEIVKFGAFVRFGPLDGLLHVSQVMDDRVDIDESNQRLVGKESGRYLAVGDVVRARIVSLDLNEKSPQESKIGLTMRQTGLGKLQWLEEDGKKSLRRGGDDDE, from the coding sequence ATGTATGCCATGATCAAGGATGTCGAGAGGCAGGTATGCATCCCACCAGTGGAGCTCGGCGACGACTATGAGGCCAACGTTGAGAAGCTCACTTGGGAGACTTTCGGCGGGAGGTTCGGAGAGGACAAATCGTTTACCGTTCTCATCCAGAACGTCAGATCAGTGGGACCTGGCCGCATAGTTCACGGCAACGGGGGAGTGCATCAGTCCGTTATGTTCGATGAGATCGTCTTCAAGCCAGAGAACGATGAGATTGTCGAGGGCAATGTGGTCGAGATCGTGAAATTCGGGGCTTTCGTCAGGTTCGGTCCTTTGGACGGGCTCCTTCACGTGAGCCAGGTGATGGACGACCGCGTGGACATAGACGAGAGCAACCAGAGGCTCGTCGGCAAGGAGAGCGGAAGGTATCTCGCAGTCGGCGACGTAGTAAGGGCGAGGATAGTAAGCCTCGATCTCAACGAGAAGAGCCCCCAAGAGAGCAAGATAGGGCTCACGATGCGTCAGACCGGCCTCGGGAAGCTCCAGTGGCTCGAAGAAGACGGAAAGAAATCTCTCCGCAGAGGAGGCGACGACGATGAGTGA
- a CDS encoding 30S ribosomal protein S27ae, which produces MAGKAASKKASVKKSSAYKVEGDKLVRIKPVCPKCGPGVFMAVHKDRKACGRCGYTEFDKN; this is translated from the coding sequence ATGGCAGGAAAAGCAGCCTCTAAGAAAGCATCGGTCAAGAAGAGCAGCGCCTACAAGGTCGAGGGCGACAAACTCGTGAGAATCAAGCCCGTCTGCCCCAAATGCGGCCCCGGCGTTTTCATGGCTGTCCACAAGGACCGCAAGGCCTGCGGACGCTGCGGATACACCGAGTTCGACAAGAACTGA
- a CDS encoding 30S ribosomal protein S24e, translated as MKMEITQKRENPLFERTEVHFTIDHNGESTPGRNAVAEEVAKQMKSNRKCVVVDVIESVYGRGMSKGYAKVYKSTEAALKYDREYLLKRNGIEAPKYEAPKAEE; from the coding sequence ATGAAAATGGAAATCACCCAGAAAAGGGAGAACCCTCTCTTCGAGAGGACTGAAGTCCACTTCACGATCGATCACAACGGGGAATCCACCCCCGGAAGGAACGCGGTCGCCGAAGAGGTCGCGAAACAGATGAAATCCAACAGGAAATGCGTCGTAGTAGATGTCATCGAGTCGGTATACGGAAGGGGCATGTCCAAGGGATATGCCAAGGTCTACAAGAGCACCGAAGCCGCTCTCAAATACGACCGCGAGTATCTCCTGAAAAGGAACGGAATCGAGGCGCCAAAATACGAGGCGCCCAAGGCCGAGGAGTGA
- a CDS encoding DNA-directed RNA polymerase subunit E, with protein MSDVRNLLACKSCKMLFDSEALKEQKLPLSECPQCRGQLTKDWQGYLAVVDFEKSEIAKTMGISKNGKYALKVR; from the coding sequence ATGAGTGACGTGAGGAACCTTCTCGCATGCAAGTCATGCAAGATGCTGTTCGACTCGGAAGCGCTCAAAGAGCAGAAGCTTCCCCTTTCAGAATGCCCCCAATGCAGGGGCCAGCTCACCAAGGATTGGCAGGGATACCTGGCCGTCGTGGACTTCGAGAAGTCCGAGATCGCCAAGACCATGGGGATCTCCAAGAACGGCAAATATGCCCTGAAGGTCCGTTGA
- a CDS encoding GTP-dependent dephospho-CoA kinase family protein: MFERDLVLPASERQAFKEPIGTELYDSDLDSFSKETLLVTVGDVVSLTFRNRGIRPDLSIYDGFTERRGMTQFAELVRDEPKERVVSPAGMISAQLADAIRRCIGKSGSGLICVEGEEDLALLPCILYAPEGAQIVYGWPGRCMMLVEVDGHIQMKAADLVARLEESK; this comes from the coding sequence ATGTTCGAGAGGGATCTTGTCCTCCCAGCCTCGGAGAGGCAGGCGTTCAAGGAACCCATCGGAACTGAGCTGTACGATTCCGATCTGGATTCGTTCAGTAAAGAAACCCTTTTGGTGACGGTAGGGGACGTGGTGTCCCTGACGTTCAGAAACCGCGGGATAAGGCCGGATCTGTCCATATACGACGGATTCACCGAACGCCGCGGGATGACCCAATTCGCAGAGCTCGTCCGCGATGAGCCCAAAGAGAGGGTCGTCAGCCCTGCGGGGATGATATCCGCCCAGCTCGCGGATGCCATACGCAGGTGCATCGGGAAGTCCGGAAGCGGGCTGATCTGCGTGGAAGGGGAGGAGGATCTGGCTTTGCTGCCTTGCATCCTCTACGCCCCGGAAGGAGCTCAGATCGTGTACGGATGGCCCGGGCGGTGCATGATGCTCGTCGAAGTCGATGGGCACATCCAGATGAAGGCCGCCGACCTGGTCGCCAGACTGGAGGAATCAAAATGA